A genomic stretch from Streptomyces sp. QL37 includes:
- a CDS encoding geranylgeranyl reductase family protein — MESSDDGVGSGDHQAQVIVVGAGPAGSAAALHLARAGVDVLLLEKGSFPRDKVCGDGLTPRGVQQLVRMGVDIDAPGWTRTKGMRWVCGGRQVHIDWPRSGSHPDFGLTRSRHDFDDILARQAVAAGARLCLDTRATGPLTDRAGRIVGVSTLAGADRQPRNYRAPVVIAADGASARTALAMGLERDPNRPMATAARRYYRSEARTHDPYLELWADLLCSRTGRDLPGYGWIFPLGDGRVNVGLGALPHRGHGSVDLRATMDRWLTRVPQHWGLREENADSPLRSAALPMGFNRRPQYRRGLLLVGDSAGMVSPWSGEGIVQAMEAGEVAAETVALALHRPAGPGREQALHQYASEVNRRWGRYYRLGNTVAGLVLARYGYRPLLSRRVMASPALVHTLARLLTHGSDAPSDDLIDTLVRGIVRMVPAPGRRERVPGARRPR, encoded by the coding sequence GTGGAGTCATCGGACGACGGTGTGGGGAGCGGCGATCACCAGGCTCAGGTGATCGTTGTGGGTGCGGGGCCCGCGGGTTCGGCCGCGGCGCTCCACCTGGCGAGAGCCGGCGTCGACGTACTGCTGCTCGAGAAGGGCAGCTTCCCCCGGGACAAGGTGTGCGGGGACGGTCTCACCCCGCGAGGGGTGCAGCAGTTGGTGCGCATGGGCGTCGACATCGACGCTCCCGGCTGGACGCGGACCAAAGGCATGAGGTGGGTCTGCGGAGGGCGCCAGGTACACATCGACTGGCCCCGCTCCGGCAGTCACCCGGACTTCGGCCTCACCCGCTCCCGGCACGACTTCGACGACATCCTGGCCCGGCAGGCCGTGGCCGCCGGCGCGCGGCTGTGCCTGGACACCAGGGCGACGGGCCCCTTGACCGACCGGGCCGGCCGCATCGTCGGCGTGAGTACGCTCGCGGGGGCCGACAGGCAGCCGAGGAACTACCGCGCCCCCGTGGTGATCGCCGCCGACGGCGCCTCCGCCCGGACCGCCCTCGCCATGGGGCTGGAGCGCGACCCGAACAGGCCGATGGCCACCGCCGCTCGTCGCTACTACCGCAGCGAGGCCCGTACCCATGACCCCTACCTGGAGCTCTGGGCCGACCTGCTCTGTTCCCGTACCGGCCGTGACCTGCCGGGGTACGGATGGATCTTCCCGCTCGGTGACGGCCGGGTGAATGTCGGCCTGGGGGCCCTGCCGCACCGCGGTCACGGATCGGTGGACCTGCGGGCCACCATGGACCGGTGGCTGACCCGGGTACCCCAGCACTGGGGTCTGCGGGAGGAGAACGCCGATTCGCCGTTGCGCAGCGCCGCGCTGCCCATGGGGTTCAACCGCAGGCCCCAGTACCGTCGTGGTCTGCTCCTGGTCGGCGACAGCGCGGGCATGGTCAGTCCATGGAGCGGTGAGGGCATAGTCCAGGCCATGGAGGCGGGCGAGGTCGCGGCCGAGACCGTCGCTCTCGCCCTGCACCGTCCGGCCGGCCCCGGGCGTGAGCAGGCCCTGCATCAGTACGCGAGTGAGGTGAACCGCCGCTGGGGACGCTACTACCGGCTCGGCAACACCGTCGCCGGGCTGGTGCTCGCCCGCTACGGATACCGGCCGCTCCTCAGCCGCCGTGTCATGGCCTCGCCCGCTCTGGTGCACACCCTCGCCCGCCTGCTGACGCACGGCAGCGACGCACCTTCCGACGATCTGATCGACACACTCGTCCGCGGCATCGTACGGATGGTCCCCGCGCCCGGCCGGCGCGAGCGAGTGCCGGGTGCGCGGCGTCCCCGGTGA
- a CDS encoding chorismate mutase, with protein MRPTASPWRALTAGALVAVIWAGSASAAVPTPMTGRGPYGELRSLADLSARRLGTAVAVAAAKWGTGGPVDDPAREQQVLDAAARRARAAGADPVTTVKIFRDQIEANKQVQRALHSRWQANPEEVPGETPDLSVVREKINRLNLALVRVIAVSAAPREASSCRAGLAVAAVRVRHDRRLDRVHAAALARALRSVCAGAPDEVP; from the coding sequence ATGCGACCGACCGCGTCCCCATGGCGCGCACTGACCGCCGGCGCCCTCGTGGCCGTCATCTGGGCCGGTTCGGCCTCGGCCGCCGTTCCCACCCCCATGACGGGCCGCGGCCCGTACGGCGAGCTCCGCTCACTCGCCGACCTGTCGGCCCGGCGCCTCGGCACGGCCGTAGCGGTCGCCGCGGCCAAGTGGGGGACGGGCGGCCCCGTCGACGACCCCGCCCGCGAGCAGCAGGTCCTCGACGCGGCGGCGCGCCGGGCGCGCGCAGCAGGAGCCGATCCCGTGACGACCGTGAAGATCTTCCGGGACCAGATCGAGGCGAACAAGCAGGTGCAGCGAGCTCTGCACAGCCGCTGGCAGGCGAACCCGGAGGAGGTGCCGGGGGAGACGCCTGACCTGTCCGTGGTGCGCGAGAAGATCAACCGCCTGAACCTCGCCCTGGTCCGTGTGATCGCCGTATCGGCAGCACCACGGGAGGCCTCTTCCTGCCGTGCCGGCCTGGCCGTCGCCGCGGTGCGTGTCCGGCACGACAGGCGCCTCGACCGCGTCCATGCGGCGGCTCTGGCCCGTGCGTTGCGTTCCGTCTGCGCAGGGGCGCCGGACGAGGTGCCGTAG